In Bifidobacterium actinocoloniiforme DSM 22766, a genomic segment contains:
- a CDS encoding glutamine synthetase family protein, with translation MEKQEEFALRTVEERDVRFIRLWFTDVLGTLKSVAIAPAELEKAFDEGLGFDGSAIEGMTRVSEDDMIVKPDPSTFQIMPARGNGQGTARIFCDILTPDGEPSRGDPRHVLKRSLARAKEKGFTFYTHPEIEFYLFKAQEDWSQPPVPIDEGGYFDHVPRSPAMDFRRSCVSMLEQMGISVEYSHHEAGPGQNEIDLRYADALATADNIMTFRTVVKEISLEWGMHASFIPKPFTDKPGSGMHTHLSLFEGDMNAFYEVGQEFNMSAQARQFAAGILAHAAEICAVTDQYVNSYKRLWGGAEAPSYICWGHNNRSALLRIPQYKPGKGNSARMEFRALDPVANPYLAFSVLLAAGLDGIERKMTLGDPTSDDVWELTDAERQAMGIQPLPDSLDTALKIMEKSEFVASVLGEHAFEYFLRNKRREWNEYNRQVTPYELEFYLPRL, from the coding sequence ATGGAAAAACAAGAAGAGTTCGCCCTGCGTACGGTCGAGGAACGCGATGTTCGCTTCATCCGCCTGTGGTTCACTGACGTGTTGGGGACCCTGAAATCGGTGGCCATCGCGCCGGCCGAATTGGAGAAGGCCTTCGATGAGGGACTGGGGTTCGACGGCTCCGCGATTGAGGGCATGACACGGGTCTCCGAGGATGACATGATCGTCAAGCCTGACCCCTCCACTTTCCAGATCATGCCCGCCCGGGGCAATGGACAAGGCACGGCCAGGATTTTCTGCGACATCCTGACCCCCGACGGCGAGCCAAGCCGGGGCGATCCCCGTCACGTGCTCAAGCGCTCCCTGGCCCGCGCCAAAGAGAAGGGGTTCACCTTCTACACCCATCCCGAAATCGAGTTCTACCTGTTCAAGGCCCAGGAGGACTGGTCGCAGCCACCCGTCCCAATCGACGAGGGCGGTTACTTCGACCACGTGCCCCGGAGCCCGGCTATGGATTTTCGCCGCTCCTGCGTGAGCATGTTGGAGCAGATGGGTATCTCGGTCGAGTACTCCCACCATGAGGCCGGGCCGGGGCAGAACGAGATCGATCTGCGCTACGCCGACGCCCTGGCCACTGCGGACAACATCATGACCTTCCGCACCGTGGTCAAGGAGATCTCCCTGGAGTGGGGGATGCATGCCTCTTTCATCCCTAAGCCTTTCACCGACAAGCCCGGGTCGGGGATGCATACCCACTTGAGCCTGTTCGAGGGCGACATGAACGCTTTCTACGAGGTGGGACAGGAGTTCAACATGTCCGCCCAGGCCCGGCAGTTCGCCGCTGGCATCCTGGCGCACGCGGCTGAGATTTGCGCGGTGACCGACCAGTACGTCAACTCCTACAAGCGGCTGTGGGGCGGTGCCGAGGCGCCCTCCTACATCTGCTGGGGGCACAACAACCGTTCCGCCCTGCTGCGCATTCCGCAGTACAAGCCCGGCAAGGGCAACTCCGCCCGCATGGAATTCCGCGCCCTGGACCCGGTGGCCAACCCTTACCTGGCCTTCTCAGTGCTGTTGGCCGCCGGGTTGGACGGCATCGAGCGCAAGATGACCCTGGGCGATCCCACCTCCGACGACGTGTGGGAGCTGACCGACGCCGAACGGCAGGCCATGGGCATCCAGCCCCTGCCCGACTCACTGGACACGGCGCTGAAAATAATGGAGAAGTCCGAGTTCGTGGCCTCTGTCTTGGGCGAGCACGCTTTCGAGTACTTCCTGCGCAACAAGCGTCGCGAGTGGAACGAGTACAACCGGCAGGTCACGCCCTACGAGTTGGAGTTCTACCTGCCCCGCCTGTAG
- a CDS encoding hemagglutinin — translation MSTRASSKNSKSKGRGKGGFERLYARWRRQSLARRVETGAAATLAALLVLALVITGLAFLSYQARVSVVRHGQEESNDLYGFNPGLIISDQRFFDTTSMNADDVQAFLDKKGATCTAQTTRSSQPCLKSYKVDVPSKPADDLCDEYQGGKAQSAATIIDGAARSCRISQKVLLTMLQKEQHLVSATAPTPLQYKAAMGLSCPDDADCDPAYAGFFNQVYGAAHRYRYYQAHMDEYQFKPGRINSVRYSPKASCGASDVYIENDATALLYIYTPYQPNQAALKAGVGEGDACSAYGNRNFSVIYQNWFDPPKQSTPSASPKPKPVLREAGRFYRRGR, via the coding sequence ATGAGCACTCGCGCATCGTCGAAGAATTCCAAGTCCAAAGGCAGGGGCAAGGGAGGTTTCGAGCGCCTCTACGCCCGCTGGCGGCGCCAGTCCCTCGCCCGCAGGGTGGAGACGGGCGCCGCTGCGACGCTGGCGGCCCTCCTGGTCCTGGCCCTGGTCATCACCGGGCTGGCTTTCCTCAGCTACCAGGCTCGGGTCTCCGTGGTCCGCCATGGACAGGAGGAATCCAACGACCTCTATGGGTTCAATCCTGGGCTGATTATCTCCGACCAGCGCTTCTTCGATACAACCAGTATGAACGCGGACGACGTGCAGGCCTTCCTGGACAAGAAAGGCGCCACCTGCACCGCCCAGACCACCAGAAGCTCACAACCCTGCCTCAAGTCCTACAAGGTGGACGTTCCGTCCAAGCCGGCCGATGATTTGTGCGACGAGTACCAGGGCGGCAAAGCCCAGTCAGCGGCCACCATCATCGATGGGGCCGCCCGCTCCTGCAGGATCAGCCAGAAGGTCCTGCTGACCATGCTGCAAAAGGAGCAGCACCTGGTCTCGGCCACTGCCCCCACGCCCTTGCAGTACAAGGCGGCCATGGGCTTGTCCTGCCCCGACGACGCGGACTGCGACCCGGCTTACGCGGGCTTCTTCAACCAAGTGTATGGAGCCGCCCACCGCTACCGCTACTACCAGGCTCACATGGACGAGTACCAGTTCAAGCCTGGGCGGATCAACTCGGTGCGCTACTCCCCCAAGGCCTCCTGCGGCGCTTCAGACGTCTACATCGAGAATGATGCGACCGCCCTGCTCTACATCTACACGCCTTACCAACCCAACCAAGCCGCCCTCAAGGCCGGCGTGGGCGAGGGCGATGCATGCTCAGCCTACGGCAACAGGAACTTCTCAGTCATCTACCAGAACTGGTTCGACCCGCCTAAGCAGTCAACCCCGTCGGCCTCGCCCAAGCCAAAGCCGGTCCTGCGCGAGGCCGGGCGGTTCTACAGGCGGGGCAGGTAG
- the hrpA gene encoding ATP-dependent RNA helicase HrpA, giving the protein MKFTYPSELPVSASRDRIEQAIKSSQVVIVSGQTGSGKTTQIPKILLQMGRGSHGHQIVHTQPRRIAARTVAERIADELGVKLGDEVGYQVRFEDESSRSTRLRVVTDGILLAQIQRDPKLSAYDTIVIDEAHERSLNIDFLLGYLTALLPQRRDLKLVITSATIDSVKFQEHFAKALHTKVPVIEVSGRTYPVQTVYEPLGAPPALMSQVPGFAAPRVAPDSGDPLETAEADLPGAVARACAELVILSSHATGPRDILVFAAGEHDIHEYEAALRRHWGPRASDQRRPDAIEILPLYARLSAKEQHRAFQPHTHQRIIIATNVAETSLTVPGIRYVVDPGLARISRYSKSAKVQRLPIEPISQASADQRAGRCGRVADGIAIRLYSREDYESRPRFTDPEILRTSLGAVVLHMLSVGVAHTAQDVTGFGFIDPPDVKAVSDGFNELTELGAIDRDHGRIRLNRLGRRLSRIPIDIRLGRMILQADREATPNTLAAVIVVVAFLSLQDPRERPEDKRDEADRLHARFQDPSSDFVTVLNLWEHCFPDGKASSSTLRRLSKNEFLSFPRLRQWHDLYRQLDQTCQDMRMKVGQPRPASGPKSEALALPLAQQGRGSLACSWDGEGLHRCMLSGLLSSLGMQVVTEPKASQFAGLKGAARAKAIKRAQKRSRNEYRGARGTRFAIFPSSALAKTPPPWIMAAGLVETSRLWARYCAAVDPAWAESLAGDLTRVTYAEPHWSATKGAAVASSTVLLYGLPIVSGRPVLWGSINPSEARDFLIRQGLVEGDIRERFSYDDFIEGNRRVLQEEGEQASKTRLVAQSATDEDLYDFYNERLPQEATSLAALAKWWKGARAKDPDMLTFDPTQVERLRQGESSARPGDYPDHWHTVGTDGSPIDLRLSYVYDPQSPEDGVTLHVPLAALGQLTPEQFTWNVPGLLDELIVATIKSLPKALRRQFVPAPDTARAIRAWIDERYPRLPGSAPLDPAQEPPTESDAKPIAAPWPPFDQVFTQAAIDVVGAQVHPQVFSPEQLDRLPPYLRMTFAVEEPTQTGRGGHGNHDRHGRRPGQRSGAPQGKVLGRSKSLGDLQRRFAEPARRSAQARVSTQARKAARQGQVVKRADLLQRSGATTIPRSDMLWQGALKTLKLPDERISSRWLSREALMLAAAPYPSTKALVDDLQLAAVKRLLPRVADLPDDQALTEAVYKISGVFEDTVYRLAQDIIVILQRYAEVDKAVSGPADLPMLSVLQWIRDHAASLVHTGFIGAAPPQALPSFERYLHADLIRLTKARVDKDRDVRWAWQADEAKQLVDKARARADGLPAGPRREEMAEQTDRARWMLEDFYVSLWAQELGAPRPVSIQRIRKALEA; this is encoded by the coding sequence ATGAAGTTCACCTACCCCAGCGAACTACCGGTCTCAGCCTCGCGCGATCGTATTGAGCAGGCCATCAAATCCAGTCAGGTGGTCATCGTCTCCGGTCAGACCGGTTCGGGAAAGACCACGCAGATTCCCAAAATCCTCCTCCAAATGGGCCGAGGCTCCCACGGTCACCAAATCGTGCACACCCAGCCCCGACGCATCGCGGCGCGCACCGTGGCCGAGCGCATCGCCGACGAGCTGGGCGTCAAACTCGGCGACGAGGTGGGCTACCAAGTGCGCTTCGAGGACGAATCCTCGCGCTCCACCCGCCTGCGAGTGGTGACCGACGGCATCCTGCTGGCCCAGATTCAGCGCGACCCCAAGCTGAGCGCATACGACACCATCGTCATCGACGAGGCGCACGAGCGCAGCCTGAACATCGACTTCCTGCTGGGTTACCTGACCGCGTTGCTCCCCCAACGCCGCGATTTAAAGCTGGTCATCACCTCGGCCACCATCGATTCGGTCAAGTTCCAGGAGCACTTCGCCAAGGCCCTGCACACCAAAGTGCCGGTCATCGAGGTCTCCGGGCGCACGTACCCCGTCCAGACCGTCTACGAGCCCCTGGGCGCCCCGCCGGCCCTCATGAGCCAAGTACCCGGCTTCGCGGCCCCACGGGTGGCCCCGGACTCCGGCGACCCCCTAGAGACGGCAGAAGCCGACCTTCCGGGGGCGGTGGCCCGGGCTTGCGCCGAGCTCGTCATCCTTTCCAGCCACGCCACCGGCCCCAGGGATATCCTGGTCTTCGCCGCCGGCGAGCACGACATCCACGAGTACGAGGCCGCCCTGCGCCGCCACTGGGGCCCGCGCGCCTCAGACCAGCGCCGACCCGACGCGATAGAGATCCTGCCCTTGTACGCCCGACTGTCCGCCAAGGAGCAGCACCGCGCCTTCCAGCCCCACACCCACCAGCGCATCATCATCGCCACCAATGTGGCCGAGACCTCGTTGACCGTGCCAGGCATCCGCTACGTGGTGGACCCAGGCCTGGCCCGCATCTCGCGCTATTCCAAGTCAGCCAAGGTCCAGCGCTTGCCGATCGAGCCGATCTCCCAGGCTTCAGCCGACCAGAGGGCGGGCCGCTGCGGACGAGTGGCCGACGGCATCGCCATCCGCCTCTACTCGCGCGAAGACTACGAATCCCGCCCACGCTTCACCGACCCTGAAATCCTGCGCACCTCCCTGGGCGCCGTCGTCCTGCACATGCTTTCAGTCGGCGTAGCGCACACGGCCCAGGATGTGACCGGTTTCGGCTTCATCGACCCACCGGACGTCAAGGCGGTCTCCGACGGCTTCAACGAGCTGACCGAACTCGGCGCCATCGACCGCGACCATGGGCGCATCAGGCTGAACCGGCTGGGCCGCAGGCTCTCCCGCATCCCAATCGACATCCGCCTGGGCCGCATGATCCTTCAAGCCGACCGTGAGGCCACACCCAACACGCTGGCCGCGGTCATCGTGGTCGTCGCCTTCCTGAGCCTGCAGGACCCGCGTGAGCGACCCGAGGACAAACGCGACGAAGCCGACCGCCTCCACGCCCGCTTCCAGGACCCTTCCTCGGACTTCGTGACCGTGCTGAACCTCTGGGAGCACTGCTTCCCAGACGGCAAGGCCTCCTCCTCTACCCTGCGCCGCCTTTCCAAGAACGAGTTCCTGAGCTTCCCCCGCTTGCGCCAGTGGCACGACCTGTACCGGCAGCTGGACCAGACCTGCCAGGACATGCGCATGAAGGTGGGCCAGCCCCGACCGGCTTCCGGCCCTAAGAGCGAGGCCCTTGCCCTGCCCTTGGCCCAGCAGGGGCGGGGATCGCTGGCCTGCTCCTGGGACGGAGAAGGCCTCCACCGCTGCATGTTGTCCGGCCTTCTTTCAAGCCTGGGGATGCAGGTGGTGACCGAGCCCAAGGCCTCCCAATTCGCCGGCTTGAAAGGCGCGGCCCGGGCCAAGGCCATCAAGCGGGCCCAGAAGCGCTCGCGCAACGAGTACCGAGGGGCGCGCGGCACCCGTTTCGCGATTTTCCCCTCATCCGCCCTGGCGAAGACCCCTCCACCTTGGATCATGGCAGCAGGCCTGGTGGAGACCTCCCGCCTATGGGCACGCTACTGCGCCGCCGTGGACCCAGCCTGGGCCGAGTCCTTGGCCGGCGACTTGACTCGCGTCACCTACGCCGAACCCCACTGGTCCGCCACCAAGGGGGCCGCTGTGGCCTCCTCGACGGTCCTGCTCTACGGCCTGCCGATCGTATCGGGCCGGCCGGTCCTGTGGGGTTCGATCAACCCTTCGGAGGCTCGGGACTTCTTGATCCGCCAAGGCCTCGTGGAAGGCGACATCCGCGAGCGCTTCTCCTACGACGACTTCATCGAGGGCAACCGTCGCGTCCTGCAAGAGGAGGGCGAACAAGCCTCCAAGACCCGCCTGGTCGCCCAAAGCGCCACCGATGAGGACCTTTACGACTTTTATAATGAGCGCCTCCCGCAGGAAGCCACTTCCCTGGCCGCCCTGGCCAAGTGGTGGAAGGGCGCTCGAGCCAAGGACCCGGATATGCTGACATTCGACCCGACCCAGGTCGAGCGTCTGCGTCAGGGCGAATCCTCGGCCCGCCCGGGCGACTACCCGGACCACTGGCACACGGTGGGCACCGATGGCTCCCCGATTGACCTGCGTCTGTCGTATGTCTACGACCCCCAGTCCCCTGAGGACGGGGTCACCCTGCACGTGCCGCTGGCCGCCCTGGGCCAGCTGACCCCTGAACAGTTCACGTGGAACGTGCCTGGCCTCCTGGATGAGCTGATTGTGGCCACCATCAAATCCCTGCCCAAGGCCCTGCGCCGCCAGTTCGTGCCCGCCCCGGACACAGCCCGGGCCATCCGCGCCTGGATTGACGAGCGCTACCCACGCCTGCCGGGCAGCGCGCCTTTGGACCCGGCCCAGGAGCCGCCCACTGAATCCGACGCCAAGCCCATCGCCGCTCCCTGGCCACCCTTCGATCAGGTGTTCACCCAGGCCGCGATCGATGTGGTCGGCGCCCAGGTCCACCCCCAGGTCTTCTCGCCCGAGCAGCTGGACCGCCTGCCCCCATACCTACGCATGACCTTCGCGGTCGAGGAGCCGACGCAAACCGGCCGTGGCGGGCATGGCAACCATGACCGCCACGGTCGGCGCCCAGGGCAGCGCTCCGGCGCCCCTCAGGGCAAGGTCCTCGGTCGCTCTAAGTCCCTGGGCGACCTCCAGCGCCGCTTCGCCGAACCCGCGCGGCGGTCTGCCCAGGCCCGGGTCTCCACTCAGGCCCGCAAGGCTGCCCGGCAGGGGCAGGTGGTCAAGCGCGCCGACCTGCTCCAACGTTCCGGTGCCACCACCATCCCCCGTTCCGACATGCTCTGGCAAGGGGCCCTGAAGACCCTGAAGCTTCCTGACGAGCGGATTTCCTCGCGTTGGCTGAGCCGTGAGGCCCTGATGCTGGCGGCCGCCCCCTACCCGTCAACCAAGGCCCTGGTCGATGACCTGCAACTGGCTGCGGTAAAGCGCCTTCTGCCACGTGTGGCGGACTTGCCCGACGACCAAGCGCTCACCGAGGCGGTCTACAAGATCTCCGGCGTTTTCGAGGACACGGTCTATCGCCTGGCCCAAGACATCATCGTCATCCTCCAGCGCTACGCCGAGGTGGACAAAGCGGTCTCCGGGCCCGCCGACCTGCCCATGCTCTCGGTCCTGCAATGGATCCGCGACCATGCCGCCTCCCTGGTGCACACCGGCTTCATCGGCGCCGCACCCCCGCAAGCGCTGCCCTCCTTCGAGCGGTACTTGCACGCCGACCTGATTCGCCTGACCAAGGCCCGGGTCGATAAGGACCGCGATGTACGCTGGGCCTGGCAGGCGGATGAGGCCAAGCAGCTAGTCGATAAGGCACGCGCCCGGGCGGATGGGCTACCCGCCGGCCCTCGACGCGAGGAGATGGCGGAGCAGACCGACCGCGCCCGTTGGATGTTGGAGGACTTCTACGTATCCCTGTGGGCCCAGGAGCTTGGCGCCCCTCGCCCGGTCAGCATCCAGCGCATTCGCAAAGCATTGGAGGCTTGA
- a CDS encoding class I SAM-dependent methyltransferase translates to MDQGRGAANVSQGRQAGHTGDEQYFSAQPGSPDVRRTINVTLAGRPVKVQVSNGVFSSSRLDLGTSVLLKRAPEPPESGDFLDLGCGWGPIALELALLRGKARVWAVDVNERALDLTRANAQTNGLTNIRATLPDDLPGGQGFDLIWSNPPIRVGKAVLHQLLMDYLPRLNPGGAAYLVVQRNLGSDSLITWLSSQMPTDWGVAKYASAKGYRVIEVARP, encoded by the coding sequence ATGGACCAAGGAAGAGGAGCGGCGAACGTGAGCCAGGGACGGCAGGCAGGACACACAGGGGACGAACAATACTTCTCGGCCCAACCTGGCTCGCCCGACGTTCGCAGGACCATCAACGTCACGCTGGCCGGGCGTCCCGTCAAAGTCCAGGTCTCGAACGGGGTCTTCTCCTCCTCCCGCCTGGACCTTGGCACATCGGTCCTGCTCAAGCGCGCGCCCGAGCCGCCCGAAAGCGGGGACTTCCTGGACCTGGGCTGCGGCTGGGGCCCCATAGCCCTTGAACTGGCCCTCCTGCGCGGCAAGGCCAGGGTCTGGGCGGTCGATGTCAACGAGCGCGCCCTGGACCTGACCCGCGCGAACGCTCAGACAAACGGCCTGACGAACATCCGCGCCACCCTGCCCGACGACCTGCCGGGCGGCCAGGGATTCGACTTGATTTGGTCCAACCCGCCCATCCGCGTGGGCAAGGCCGTCCTCCACCAGCTTCTGATGGACTACCTACCCCGGCTCAACCCCGGAGGCGCCGCCTACCTCGTGGTGCAGCGCAACCTGGGCTCTGACTCGTTGATCACCTGGCTGTCCTCCCAGATGCCGACGGACTGGGGCGTCGCCAAATACGCCTCCGCCAAGGGATACCGGGTGATTGAGGTCGCCCGTCCATGA
- the hflX gene encoding GTPase HflX → MHGRSQVLLDQGQSGPEEGEADEAWQERERRNQFKHVEGLGELEDVSEVEYRKVRLERVVLVGVYSSASSSLETAEESLRELAALAQTAGAEVLDGLLQQRDKPDPATYIGSGKARQLADVVASQEADTIIVDDDLQPSQRRALEDATKVKVVDRTALILDIFAQHASSREGKAQVELAQLEYMLPRLRGWGGSLSRQAGGQAAGQSGGIGSRGPGETKIETDRRVIRHRISRLKRQIKQMAPAREVKRGSRRRYELPTVAVVGYTNAGKSSLINRMTGSKELVENALFATLDTAVRRARARDGRLYALVDTVGFVRRLPTQLVEAFKSTLEEVGQADVIVHVVDGSHPDPFSQIEAVDKVLATIPGAEGIARVLVFNKADLMDPSTRQRIGRLEPDAFLVSAGTGEGVEALSERVEAMLPKPHVRVEARLPYASGSLLSRVRQYGKVLSVSYRGDGVDLVADVDDRLAAQIMSQAIEPDG, encoded by the coding sequence TTGCACGGCCGTTCCCAAGTCCTGCTTGACCAGGGGCAGTCAGGCCCGGAGGAGGGCGAGGCCGATGAGGCCTGGCAGGAGCGTGAGCGGCGCAATCAGTTCAAACACGTTGAGGGCCTTGGCGAGCTTGAGGATGTCAGCGAGGTCGAATACCGCAAGGTCCGCCTGGAGCGGGTGGTTCTGGTCGGGGTCTACTCCTCGGCAAGCAGCAGCTTGGAGACCGCCGAGGAGTCCCTGAGGGAGCTGGCCGCACTGGCCCAGACGGCGGGCGCCGAAGTTTTGGACGGGCTCCTCCAGCAGCGCGACAAACCCGACCCCGCCACGTACATAGGTTCGGGCAAAGCCCGGCAATTGGCGGATGTGGTGGCCAGCCAGGAGGCCGACACGATCATCGTGGACGACGACCTGCAGCCTTCCCAGCGGCGGGCTTTGGAGGACGCCACCAAGGTCAAGGTCGTGGACCGCACCGCCCTCATCTTGGATATCTTCGCTCAGCACGCCTCCAGCAGGGAGGGCAAGGCGCAAGTGGAGCTGGCGCAGCTGGAGTACATGCTGCCCAGGCTGCGCGGCTGGGGCGGCTCCCTGTCCAGGCAGGCCGGCGGCCAGGCGGCGGGCCAGTCAGGCGGCATCGGCTCCCGTGGGCCAGGCGAGACCAAAATCGAGACCGACCGCCGGGTCATCCGCCACCGCATCTCCCGGCTTAAACGACAAATCAAGCAGATGGCGCCGGCCAGGGAGGTCAAGCGGGGCTCTCGGCGGCGTTATGAGCTGCCGACCGTGGCCGTGGTGGGCTACACCAACGCCGGCAAATCCTCCTTGATTAATCGTATGACCGGCTCCAAGGAGTTGGTGGAAAACGCTTTGTTCGCCACCTTGGACACTGCGGTGCGCCGGGCCAGGGCCCGGGACGGCAGGCTCTACGCCCTGGTGGATACGGTCGGTTTCGTCCGTCGCCTGCCCACTCAGCTGGTCGAGGCTTTCAAATCCACCCTGGAGGAAGTGGGCCAGGCCGATGTGATCGTGCACGTGGTGGATGGCTCCCATCCAGACCCCTTCTCCCAAATCGAGGCGGTCGACAAGGTGCTGGCCACCATTCCGGGCGCTGAGGGCATCGCCCGCGTCCTGGTCTTCAATAAGGCCGACCTGATGGATCCGTCCACCCGGCAACGGATCGGCCGCTTGGAGCCTGACGCCTTCCTGGTCTCCGCAGGCACCGGCGAGGGGGTTGAGGCTTTGAGCGAACGGGTGGAGGCCATGCTGCCCAAGCCCCATGTGCGCGTGGAGGCACGGTTGCCCTATGCGTCGGGGTCGCTCCTGTCCCGCGTGCGCCAGTATGGGAAAGTGCTATCCGTGTCCTACCGTGGCGACGGGGTGGACCTCGTGGCTGATGTGGACGACCGCCTGGCCGCGCAGATCATGAGCCAAGCCATCGAGCCGGATGGATAG
- a CDS encoding L-lactate dehydrogenase has protein sequence MAESPIKPTKLAIVGAGAVGSTLAFAAAQRGVAREIVLEDINLQRVQAEVLDMQHGSSFYPTVSIAGSDDPEICRDADMVVITAGARQKPGQTRLDLAGATIDIMRSIIPSLVKVAPNALFMLITNPVDIVTRASIELSGLPNHQMFGSGTNLDSARLRYLIAQQTGVNVKNVHAYIAGEHGDSEVPLWSSATIGGVPMCEWKELPGHEPLDAAKREEIHQEVKNAAYRIIEGKGATNFAIAMSGVDIIESIMNDTHRILPVSSMLDDFHGISGVCMSVPSVLTRQGINTHINTPLSDGELAALKRSAETLKETASQFGF, from the coding sequence ATGGCAGAATCACCCATCAAACCCACTAAGCTCGCTATTGTCGGCGCAGGGGCGGTCGGTTCGACCCTGGCGTTCGCGGCGGCCCAGCGGGGTGTGGCGCGTGAGATAGTCCTGGAGGACATTAACCTGCAGCGGGTGCAGGCTGAGGTGTTGGACATGCAGCACGGCTCCAGTTTCTACCCCACAGTCTCCATTGCCGGCTCCGACGATCCTGAGATCTGCCGGGACGCCGACATGGTCGTCATCACGGCGGGGGCACGCCAGAAGCCAGGGCAGACCAGGCTTGACTTGGCCGGAGCGACGATTGACATCATGCGCTCGATCATTCCCTCCCTGGTCAAGGTGGCCCCGAACGCCCTGTTCATGCTGATCACCAACCCGGTCGACATCGTCACCCGGGCCTCGATTGAGCTCTCCGGCCTGCCCAACCACCAGATGTTCGGTTCCGGCACGAACCTGGATTCGGCCCGCCTGCGCTACCTGATCGCCCAGCAGACCGGGGTCAACGTCAAGAACGTCCACGCTTACATCGCCGGCGAGCACGGCGACTCCGAGGTGCCCCTGTGGTCCTCCGCCACAATCGGTGGAGTGCCCATGTGCGAGTGGAAGGAACTGCCCGGGCATGAACCGCTGGACGCCGCCAAGCGCGAGGAGATTCACCAGGAGGTGAAGAACGCCGCCTACCGGATCATCGAAGGCAAGGGCGCCACGAACTTCGCCATCGCCATGTCGGGCGTGGATATCATCGAGTCAATCATGAACGACACCCACCGAATCCTGCCGGTCTCCTCGATGCTGGACGACTTCCACGGCATATCCGGCGTGTGCATGTCGGTGCCTTCGGTCCTGACCAGGCAGGGGATCAACACCCACATCAATACCCCGCTGTCCGACGGGGAGCTGGCCGCCCTCAAGCGCTCCGCCGAGACCCTTAAGGAGACCGCTTCTCAGTTTGGCTTCTAA
- a CDS encoding cation diffusion facilitator family transporter yields the protein MARTHQCTDRTAADSAQAGAGGGHVGLLAAKKHSRRLMVTLSLSASVFLVEVVGAAMTHSLALSVDAAHMVTDIATLGASTLTAVLMQRRPTARRTWGWARLEVITAAVGSMVLFVVGVYALVEAGRRLFGAEAHQVRTPAFLLFFGVVGVLANLSSLLVLFRQRGDNLNMKAAFLEVMNDALGSFAVVVSAVVLLLTGWGAFDAVAGGVIALMMIPRSLSLLVSSVKVLLEQTPDDLDMDEVRRHLEGVPGVVSVHDLHASAVSTGMTQLSAHVTVETGTTMRKACEIMESMQECLRKHFPISVEHTTFQIEPQGYREDAGEHLEM from the coding sequence ATGGCTCGCACGCACCAGTGCACTGATCGAACCGCAGCTGATTCGGCGCAGGCTGGCGCTGGCGGGGGCCATGTCGGCCTTTTGGCTGCCAAAAAGCACAGTCGCAGGCTGATGGTCACCCTCAGCCTGTCGGCCAGCGTCTTCCTGGTCGAGGTCGTCGGCGCCGCTATGACCCACAGCCTGGCCCTTTCAGTCGATGCGGCCCATATGGTCACTGACATCGCCACCCTGGGCGCCTCCACCCTGACCGCCGTGCTCATGCAGCGAAGGCCTACGGCCAGACGTACCTGGGGCTGGGCCCGATTGGAGGTCATCACCGCGGCCGTGGGTTCGATGGTCCTCTTCGTCGTCGGGGTCTATGCGCTGGTCGAGGCTGGTCGTCGGCTCTTCGGGGCTGAAGCCCATCAGGTCAGGACGCCCGCTTTCCTGCTCTTCTTCGGTGTCGTAGGTGTGCTGGCCAATCTGAGTTCCCTCTTGGTGCTCTTCCGTCAGCGTGGGGACAATCTCAATATGAAAGCCGCCTTCCTGGAGGTGATGAACGATGCCTTGGGCTCGTTCGCGGTCGTTGTCTCGGCGGTGGTCCTGCTGCTGACCGGCTGGGGCGCTTTCGACGCGGTCGCGGGTGGAGTCATCGCGCTGATGATGATTCCACGTTCGCTCTCCCTGCTGGTAAGCAGCGTGAAGGTGCTCTTGGAGCAGACGCCGGACGATTTGGATATGGACGAAGTGCGCCGGCACCTTGAGGGGGTGCCTGGCGTCGTATCCGTCCACGACCTGCACGCCAGCGCCGTTTCCACCGGCATGACCCAGCTCTCCGCCCACGTCACGGTCGAGACTGGCACGACCATGCGGAAGGCCTGCGAAATCATGGAAAGCATGCAGGAATGCTTGCGCAAGCACTTTCCGATCAGCGTGGAGCACACGACCTTCCAGATCGAGCCCCAGGGCTACCGGGAGGATGCGGGCGAACACTTGGAGATGTGA